TTGTCCTCTCCTGCACTGCATGAATTCAACGGATTTCTCTCAAACCAACATCAGACGAGCAATGGGATTGCTAGATCCATTGAGCATAGCTAAGTAAAACCAAAGATTATTTTCACACACCTAACTCCACCCAAAAGGTACATTTTATATTTCCTTGGAGTTAGCCTTTAAAGATAAATTTTCACTTTCTGATTTATATGgtaaatgtttatataataatGCCCAAACACATGGTGTTCATTTTATATTTGGCTGCAGTGTGAAGATGTAGTACTATGAAGATTTGCTGCACTGTAGTATAATGAACCAACTGTGCAACTCTGTTTTGGGGCAGTCTTGTATCTCAAATAAGCGCTGAAATCTTGCGATTTCCAAGCCGAATGGGCACTTGCACTTCTCACTGCtacacagtaaaaaaacaaaaaaacaaaacaatatagacACTACAGTGGACAGTcagaaaaagtaagaaaaaagggttgtttGCAAACTTATTTTTTGGGCGGGGTGCATCTTAAGTGGGTGACAGGAATACTTTAATGGGaatgaaaaataacaaaataaatctatatcTCTTACCTTTTCTTGTttattatctacagtagaaatttcAGTATGTTTTTGCTTGTTTAAAAGCTGCTTCCGCCTTTCCTGGCGTTTGGCACGTTTTTGAAAATCCTCAATGTGCGCGTTCAAATGGAAGGTCAGTTCACCAATGCTGTTTAATTTACTACTACAATGCTTGCATTGATATGTGGTAGTATAAGAGCGGGTGCCAGAGGTACCCAAGATGGAGAAGTCACGCTTTATGTCCTTGCTGTGATGATCTGTGTAGTGCATGCACAGGAGATCAGCTGTGCTAAATGACAGTTTGAAGCACTTGATACATCTAAATGGAAGCAATTCTGGTTCTTGGGTTTCTGGATCTTCAAACGGGGCTTCAATTTCTTGTTTATCCTCAGAAGAGCTTTGGCTCTCATTGTCTTCTGCATACAACGCTGTAAAATAACCACCAAGCTTACTAGCATGTTGCTTTTTGGGGAAAACTCCAGGATGTCGTTTTATGTAATGCGACACAATCCCTTTCTTGCTGTAAGATTGAAATGAACACAGAGAACATTTTTTCATTTCGATTGCCTTCTTCAACTCATCACTTAGTTCAGGAGAATCATCTTTCCGTGGAGTAGGGACAACAACTTTGCTTGGTTTATCACTAACTGTTCTAGACGCTGCTAAACAGTGAGTGTAGTAGGCATCTATGTCATGCCGCTTCTGGTAATGTGCTGCTAGTCCTTTACGAATTGGATTAGTATAAGAACAGAGTGCACAGTTGAACAAATTATTTTTGCCTTCTGGTTGTGCTCGTACATTATTATGTTTGATACGGTAGTGTCTAGCTATCCCTTTTCTGGTAGAGCAGAAATATTTGCATAATTGGCACTTAAAGATTGTGTGTGAGGCAATGTTTTTACGTGGTTTGAAACCAGTCATTTCAGACACTTCACCTGGTTCTAGAGTAACAACTGTTTGAGGTGGCTGCTCATCCATTGGAAGGTCTGGTTCAGCAATTGAAACGTCTTTCTGAGAAGTGTGTGACAGCATGTCAGGTTCTggttgatgatgatatttttcATAGTGAATTTTCAACTTTTCTAGAGTGCCATGGGTATAGGGACAAATTTTACACCGGTAGGCACCATAACCTTGTTTAAATATTCTATTTTCTTCCGTTTCAGTCTGAGCTGATTCATTGGGTGGTTCCACATCATGCACAAAATCTTCAGCAGTGACCTTTATTAAAGGGTGTCGTTTTTGGTAGTGGGTAAGAACACCATGAATACGCGTGTTAATATATGGACAGTGTCTGCATTTGTACACTGCTCCAGGGTTAATGTCTACATCCTGGGCAAAGTCTGCAGCCTTAACTTTCATACCAGGATGCTTCTTGCCATAATGGGTCAGGAGGCCATGTAGATTGTTGTACTCAGATAGACAAACTGTGCATTGATATGGTGACGATGACAGAGCAGAGGACAATTGTGATGGTTTTTCTTGCAATATACTAGAATCATCTGCGCTCTCCATGTGTGATTCTGCATTTATGAAACTTTTCTGGGTAAGCTGAGACTTTGAAGTTGTAGCTTCTTCTAAATTTGACTTTTGTGCAGCATCCTTCTCCTTAATGATTTCAAGGAGTACAGATTCATCCCCTTTCAAAGCCCATGGGTGTATAGATTGATAGTGATTAGTGATATCCCAAATAGAAGGAGCTTCAAATGTACAGTCTCTGCACTTATAGGATTTTGATTCAGGTGATGTTTGTGCTGATGAAGGATCTGgtcctgcacacagttttgttgCCATATAGGTATAATCCACATAATGCTCAGGATGTCTTCTCTGGTAATGTTCAAGAAGACCACTTGGTTCTGGGTGAGAGTAAATACACCATTCACAGTGAAAACCAGCTTCAATGAAGCCGTCTAAAAATGCCCATTTCAATATAGAAGTTACAGTAGCCTTAAGACTAGGATGATCTTTCTTCATATGCTTTCTAAGGGCATAAACATAAGGGGTTGAAAATGAACACTGCCTGCATTTCAGACTTCTGAGCTTTTTCTTCTCAGGCTCAGTAGTGGAAGGTAGATTTTGGGTGTTTTTTGTAGATTTCTTTTGACCTTGCTCACAGAGACTCCTTATTGCAGCCGTGTGTTGTCTAATGACATCAGCATTTACCTTAAAATCTCTATGCATCTTTTGATAATGAATTAAGACTCCTTTCACTGTTTGATTACCATAGTCACAATGCTGGCAGaaaaacatttcattttcttttgGTTGAACACTGCCCTTTTTTGCATTCTGCCCTGGGAAATATTGCTTTCCAGGTGTGCTTTTTGGGGCATCTGAATTTCTCATTGTCTCAGAAGTTGGAGGTGCCTGCCTAATGTACTTTGCAGTGACTTTAATTTCAGGATGCCGTTTTTGATAATGAACCAATACACCAACAACAGATCGATTACTATATGAACAGTGTTTGCAGTAGTATAGCTCAATAGTTACTTCTGGTGGAGAAGCCACGTTGGTAGAATTTGGAGTTACGGAAGAGCCTCCATCAAATGCTAGTTGCGAAATGGCTGTTCCACTATCCACAGAGACAACACGCATTGTTTTCTGAATCCTGAAGTAGGAAGCCTTTTCATCAGGGTGCTTTTTCTGATAGTGAACTAAAACAGAATGCATGTTTGGACTTGCAAATCCACATGTATCACAATCGTATACCACAACATTATTAACAGCAGAACTTTTCTGATTGTCATTCTCTGTAGGAGGAGAGTTTGTGGTACTTGTTGTAGTTTTATTAAAAGTTGACGAGCTGCTAGCTCCATGTCCTGATGGCGTTGATGTCACCAGGCTTTTAGGagcagaattcaagatttctcttaaGGTTTGCGATTCAGAATTAAGCTCCTCTTGACTTCTCTCAACAACATAACTTGAAAAAATCATTGCATTATTGATTTTAACTGTTGGATGCATTCTTTGGTAGTGTGGCATCAGGCTTCGAACATTTGGGCTTGTGTAAGAACAAAAGCGGCATCTATAAATTAGATCGGACTGGTCAAAATTGAGAACATTCATGGCTTCTGGATGATGATCTGAATAATGTTGTTGTAAATCCTCAAAATTATTATAGTCAATATAGCATTCAAGACATCGGTATACTGCACTGTGGTCATTGGGATCCAAGATATACCTAAAACTGAATTTAATATAGGGATGCATCCGCTGATAGTGAGTGCTAACACTTCGGGCAGACTTGTTGCTAAAGTCACAATGCTTGCAGTAATATAATCTTCCAGACTCCTCATTATACTCAGAATTTTCATTGTTTTGGTCACTCTCACTATACATATTGGATTGGTTGCAGGCACCAGATGAATTTTGGTCTTGATCTTTAAGTCCAACAGATTGAAAGTaataatcttcatcatcatctgaTAATGTCAACTCAATTTCTGCTCCGTTGGATGCTGAAAAATTATGTTGAATGTTCCTAAAGTTCATATTCTTTTGGGACATACTGATCTCCCGATTCCAGATTTGTTGGATTGGATATTGATCTCCTTCTTCCATCTGTTCTGATGGATCCTCTTCTTTGTCAAGTTCTACCTCTATTTCCACTTCattctcctcatcatcatcatcatcctccacaTTGATGACCGCATCTTCCTGTTGTTTACTTTGGTTAATCTTGCTCTGTAGATTGCTAGCAATTTCGTCAATTCTAGTTCTTTTTTTCACAGGTGACAAGTCCAAAGGAAAGTCGTTTAAGTTTTTTCTGGATGTTTTTGcaacaaaattatttttggaaGATAATCCTAAAATAGAAGTTTGACTTTTTCTCACTGTTCCAGAACTATTAGCATCTAGTTCATTGTCTTGCATTTGTCGTAACAAA
The Mixophyes fleayi isolate aMixFle1 chromosome 1, aMixFle1.hap1, whole genome shotgun sequence DNA segment above includes these coding regions:
- the ZNF462 gene encoding zinc finger protein 462; this encodes MEVLQCDGCDFRAQSYEDLKAHIQDVHTAFLQPTDVTEESSSQARPVGTSSTNQAEAVFPTMKDEFVPTEETHGQSTPPANTVSYYSHSPGFYGLSSGTSSKPTNKFFQCKYCVRYFRSKYLLVEHTRKVHGHGGGNIANPGNYNIMLHDGFGKVFSCQFCTYKSPRRARIIKHQKMYHKNSLKETLAPSVSQTTPVSMPIQETCKELPAEVVERSILESMVKPLTKSRGNFCCEWCSYQTPRRERWCDHMMKKHRGMVKILSSLRQDGLNMPDIQNKGSQVSSSGASYMPLNMATHDLSNANLSSYRAPMSNLPGGNTSKYQSMSYVSIKPKLTTNAGILNLSDRSPYGIPEKSNAMIDMDDNSLLNDSSSDEDYIEIDGENGLSLIDHPELSGEPLLGSENNKLLETKGIPFRRFMNRFQCPFCPFLTMHRRSISRHIENIHLSGKTPVYKCDECPFSCKSPLKLGAHKQCHSGASPEWDPLSSLSESMSSSLNETFETSNMNGRKSGNLTDSTLQNPYKCTICNYSTTTLKGLRVHQQHKHSFCDNMPNSSGNLLRQMQDNELDANSSGTVRKSQTSILGLSSKNNFVAKTSRKNLNDFPLDLSPVKKRTRIDEIASNLQSKINQSKQQEDAVINVEDDDDDEENEVEIEVELDKEEDPSEQMEEGDQYPIQQIWNREISMSQKNMNFRNIQHNFSASNGAEIELTLSDDDEDYYFQSVGLKDQDQNSSGACNQSNMYSESDQNNENSEYNEESGRLYYCKHCDFSNKSARSVSTHYQRMHPYIKFSFRYILDPNDHSAVYRCLECYIDYNNFEDLQQHYSDHHPEAMNVLNFDQSDLIYRCRFCSYTSPNVRSLMPHYQRMHPTVKINNAMIFSSYVVERSQEELNSESQTLREILNSAPKSLVTSTPSGHGASSSSTFNKTTTSTTNSPPTENDNQKSSAVNNVVVYDCDTCGFASPNMHSVLVHYQKKHPDEKASYFRIQKTMRVVSVDSGTAISQLAFDGGSSVTPNSTNVASPPEVTIELYYCKHCSYSNRSVVGVLVHYQKRHPEIKVTAKYIRQAPPTSETMRNSDAPKSTPGKQYFPGQNAKKGSVQPKENEMFFCQHCDYGNQTVKGVLIHYQKMHRDFKVNADVIRQHTAAIRSLCEQGQKKSTKNTQNLPSTTEPEKKKLRSLKCRQCSFSTPYVYALRKHMKKDHPSLKATVTSILKWAFLDGFIEAGFHCEWCIYSHPEPSGLLEHYQRRHPEHYVDYTYMATKLCAGPDPSSAQTSPESKSYKCRDCTFEAPSIWDITNHYQSIHPWALKGDESVLLEIIKEKDAAQKSNLEEATTSKSQLTQKSFINAESHMESADDSSILQEKPSQLSSALSSSPYQCTVCLSEYNNLHGLLTHYGKKHPGMKVKAADFAQDVDINPGAVYKCRHCPYINTRIHGVLTHYQKRHPLIKVTAEDFVHDVEPPNESAQTETEENRIFKQGYGAYRCKICPYTHGTLEKLKIHYEKYHHQPEPDMLSHTSQKDVSIAEPDLPMDEQPPQTVVTLEPGEVSEMTGFKPRKNIASHTIFKCQLCKYFCSTRKGIARHYRIKHNNVRAQPEGKNNLFNCALCSYTNPIRKGLAAHYQKRHDIDAYYTHCLAASRTVSDKPSKVVVPTPRKDDSPELSDELKKAIEMKKCSLCSFQSYSKKGIVSHYIKRHPGVFPKKQHASKLGGYFTALYAEDNESQSSSEDKQEIEAPFEDPETQEPELLPFRCIKCFKLSFSTADLLCMHYTDHHSKDIKRDFSILGTSGTRSYTTTYQCKHCSSKLNSIGELTFHLNAHIEDFQKRAKRQERRKQLLNKQKHTEISTVDNKQEKTGGGQEAVHKRIKEKVVVGYKCKFCVEVHPTLRAICNHLRKHVQYGNAPPIAPELKDDTDLKPKDGEEEPATPSTVTREEASEVETKDSNAVEPPRTGGYPCKQCDRVLMSMQGLRSHERSHLALAMFTREDKYSCQFCSFVSAFRHNLDRHIQDHHEHHKPFKCKQCPFKSSYSSRLKTHILKAHGPEHAYKCSVCSFSTLTISQLKDHSLKVHGKTLTLPKLRPMPPSSPRAKQSSRIGKESGLDESLYSEPPDVQQQLNHYQSAALARNNSNNSPTPLPVVDSPSEQKDEAALNCEFCDFSSGYIQSIRRHYRDKHGGKKLFKCKDCTFYTCFKSAFTMHVEAGHSSTPKEGPKDLRCPLCLYHTKYKHNMIDHIVLHREERVVPIEVCRSKLSKQLQGVVFRCDKCTFTCSSDENLQQHIEKHNELKPYKCQLCYYETKQNEELDSHLRNEHKVCRNFELVGLINLDQLEQLKDKTEPSSSDEEEVGVKPEDTVEFSDVKDVPQETRFPCEFCGRTFALNTEWERHVSRHGMTIGENIENRKPKENLEDTWGSMKHEEEHEEEIKVDNSQQTRTSCFKNVLVTKKE